The Pleurodeles waltl isolate 20211129_DDA chromosome 7, aPleWal1.hap1.20221129, whole genome shotgun sequence genome includes a region encoding these proteins:
- the LOC138246830 gene encoding olfactory receptor 51T1-like, giving the protein MTVVPEGDTSVHHEELSQIPSALAVAVLAPSLAICLLTGAGWLFLLRRYRQLSRKARFLLLACTTLCHVLHFSVTLLRLSLLLAETAVPQPLCVCMLLLQNYSLFAEMAALDAMCLDRYLAVCRPLSYESVFSEENFHKPLLLVFLVPLMPPVVLGLLQVFEGSDQQSSIFCHVNSLDTSTLLAYSRLVMNLAIFLPSLAAISLFYALVLRQDLLSGIVLPSSQQARRVLLVHLIQMGFYLLPILPFILLGVLHSYGLVGELAVTKGKTTLLIFFIIGQVMGPIVHGLRSKEIRSCLIYHLRCKCQGVEVPLTI; this is encoded by the coding sequence ATGACTGTTGTGCCTGAAGGGGATACCTCAGTCCACCACGAGGAACTTAGTCAGATCCCCAGCGCCCTTGCTGTGGCTGTGCTGGCTCCTAGCCTGGCCATCTGCCTCCTGACTGGTGCCGGCTGGCTCTTCCTCCTCCGGCGGTACCGCCAATTGTCCAGAAAGGCCAGATTCCTGCTTCTAGCCTGCACCACTCTGTGTCATGTTTTACACTTCAGTGTCACTTTACTCCGCCTTTCTCTACTCCTTGCCGAGACTGCGGTGCCCCAGCCACTGTGCGTTTGTATGCTACTTCTTCAGAACTACAGTCTCTTTGCGGAGATGGCAGCCTTGGACGCCATGTGCCTGGACCGCTACCTAGCTGTGTGCAGGCCCCTGAGCTACGAGTCTGTCTTCTCAGAGGAGAATTTTCACAAACCCCTGCTCTTGGTCTTCCTTGTCCCTCTGATGCCTCCAGTGGTCTTGGGTCTCCTGCAGGTCTTTGAGGGAAGTGACCAACAGAGCTCCATATTCTGCCACGTGAACAGTCTGGACACAAGCACATTATTGGCTTACTCCAGGTTAGTCATGAACCTTGCCATCTTTCTGCCCAGCTTGGCAGCCATAAGCCTCTTCTATGCTCTAGTGCTACGGCAAGATCTGCTCTCAGGCATCGTCCTCCCCTCCAGCCAGCAAGCACGCAGGGTTCTTCTGGTTCACCTCATCCAGATGGGCTTTTACTTGCTGCCAATCTTGCCTTTCATCCTTCTTGGAGTCCTGCACAGCTATGGGCTGGTCGGGGAGCTGGCTGTGACCAAGGGCAAGACCACACTTTTGATCTTCTTCATAATTGGCCAGGTGATGGGGCCCATTGTGCACGGACTGCGCTCAAAGGAGATCCGCAGCTGCCTAATATATCATCTTCGCTGCAAGTGCCAGGGAGTGGAGGTACCTCTGACGATCTAA